From one Caldithrix abyssi DSM 13497 genomic stretch:
- a CDS encoding HAD-IIB family hydrolase produces the protein MKNNWLIFTDLDGTLLDFDTYDFSDAVPALRLLKNKGIPVIPCTSKTFSEVLDLRKRLGINDPFIVENGSAIFFERNYFKKVHGGGEIEGFPVIVLGKARNEILAFFKALQARFSLNIKGFSEMTISEIQKHTGLKKAEAELAQNRMFSEPMVSFEKNDLSEMDGLLDFIQENGFRLLKGNRFYHLIGRCDKGLATQKLVQLFEDEYGKTFKTMGLGDSKNDLEMLAAVHQPIIIRKKDGSFVHLNAIDNVYITNEAGPAGWAEAIYKFVGK, from the coding sequence ATGAAAAATAATTGGCTGATCTTCACGGATTTAGATGGAACGTTGCTGGATTTTGATACATACGATTTCAGCGACGCTGTTCCTGCGCTTCGCTTGCTAAAAAACAAAGGGATACCCGTTATTCCCTGTACCAGCAAAACCTTTTCTGAAGTATTAGATTTAAGAAAAAGACTGGGAATCAACGATCCCTTTATCGTGGAAAACGGCAGCGCCATTTTCTTTGAACGGAATTATTTTAAGAAGGTACACGGCGGCGGCGAAATCGAAGGTTTTCCGGTGATCGTGCTCGGCAAAGCGCGCAATGAAATCCTTGCTTTTTTTAAAGCTTTACAAGCGCGCTTTTCTTTGAACATAAAAGGCTTTTCGGAAATGACCATTTCCGAAATTCAAAAACACACCGGCTTAAAAAAAGCGGAAGCCGAGCTTGCCCAAAATCGGATGTTCAGCGAGCCGATGGTTAGTTTTGAAAAAAACGATTTATCCGAAATGGACGGATTGCTTGATTTTATTCAAGAAAATGGCTTCCGCCTGCTGAAAGGGAATCGGTTCTATCATTTAATAGGCCGCTGCGATAAAGGGTTGGCCACCCAAAAGCTGGTTCAATTATTTGAGGACGAATACGGAAAAACATTCAAAACCATGGGTTTGGGAGACAGCAAAAACGACCTGGAGATGCTGGCCGCAGTACACCAGCCCATTATCATTCGCAAAAAAGATGGCAGTTTTGTACATTTAAACGCCATTGACAATGTGTACATTACAAACGAAGCGGGCCCGGCAGGTTGGGCAGAAGCAATTTATAAGTTTGTTGGAAAATAA
- the polX gene encoding DNA polymerase/3'-5' exonuclease PolX codes for MDKKEIVKILEEIGRLLEIKGENPFKARAYYNAARRIEVLQEDLTRLVEEGRLKELKGVGDALAQKIETLVKTGRLPYYEELKASVPQGLLEMLKIPGMGPKKVKTVYEKLEITTIGELEYACHENRLRDLPGFGLKTQQKILKGIELRKKYTERFHLPVALEEAAKIKRYMEAHPAAQKIEIAGSLRRRKETIKDIDLLIACRQQDREALVKHFVSYSEVDAITNQGHTKASVVLKSGLACDLRLVEEGQFPFALQYFTGSAAHNTALRHRARVQKLTLNEYGLFPENAEQSIPCASESDVYRHLGLAFIPPELREDFGEIEAAEKGALPQLIEKKDLKGLFHVHTTYSDGASSIEEMARRAMELGFDYIGICDHSKAAYYANGLSEERIKMQHQEIERLNEMLDPFVILKGIEVDILPDGTLDYSDDVLETFDFVIASVHSSFNLEEEAMTERICRALRHPLVNMLGHPTGRLLLGREPYAVNMDKVLEVAARFNKVIEINANPYRLDLDWRQGIKAAKMGIKVAVNPDAHSLDGLNDFEYGLAIARKSWFTASEVLNSYSVEKLKSFFKAQQNAM; via the coding sequence ATGGATAAAAAAGAGATCGTAAAAATTCTGGAAGAAATTGGTCGTCTTCTTGAAATTAAAGGCGAAAATCCGTTTAAAGCGCGCGCCTATTACAATGCCGCGCGGCGCATCGAAGTTTTGCAAGAAGATTTAACGCGTCTGGTGGAGGAAGGCCGGCTGAAAGAACTAAAGGGAGTGGGAGACGCCCTGGCCCAGAAGATTGAAACCCTGGTAAAAACCGGCCGCCTGCCCTATTATGAAGAATTGAAGGCCTCCGTGCCGCAAGGCCTGCTCGAAATGTTAAAGATTCCCGGCATGGGGCCTAAAAAAGTGAAAACCGTTTATGAAAAACTGGAAATCACCACCATAGGCGAGCTGGAATACGCCTGCCATGAAAACCGCCTTAGAGACCTGCCCGGCTTTGGATTAAAAACCCAGCAAAAAATACTTAAAGGGATTGAACTCAGAAAAAAATACACAGAGCGCTTTCATTTGCCGGTAGCCCTCGAAGAAGCCGCCAAAATAAAACGCTACATGGAAGCGCACCCCGCAGCCCAAAAGATCGAAATTGCCGGCAGTCTGCGGCGGCGGAAAGAAACCATCAAGGATATCGATCTGTTGATCGCCTGCCGGCAGCAGGACAGGGAAGCGCTGGTCAAACACTTTGTGAGCTATTCCGAAGTGGACGCCATTACCAATCAGGGACACACCAAAGCCAGTGTGGTTTTAAAGTCGGGTCTGGCCTGTGATTTGCGCCTGGTTGAGGAGGGGCAGTTTCCCTTTGCTCTGCAATATTTTACGGGAAGCGCAGCCCACAACACGGCTCTGCGTCACCGCGCCAGAGTACAGAAATTAACGCTCAATGAGTACGGTCTCTTTCCGGAAAACGCAGAACAATCCATCCCCTGCGCCAGCGAAAGCGATGTTTACCGTCATCTGGGCTTAGCCTTTATTCCACCGGAATTGCGAGAAGATTTCGGGGAAATCGAAGCCGCAGAAAAAGGTGCTCTTCCGCAGTTAATCGAAAAAAAGGATTTAAAAGGCCTGTTTCACGTGCACACCACCTACAGCGATGGCGCCAGCAGCATTGAAGAAATGGCGCGCAGGGCAATGGAGCTGGGCTTTGATTATATTGGAATATGCGACCACAGTAAGGCGGCCTACTACGCCAACGGCCTTTCCGAGGAACGGATTAAAATGCAACATCAGGAAATTGAGCGTTTAAATGAAATGCTTGATCCTTTTGTCATTCTAAAAGGCATCGAAGTCGATATTTTACCCGACGGCACGCTTGATTACAGCGACGACGTCCTCGAAACATTTGATTTTGTGATTGCTTCGGTGCACTCCTCTTTTAATCTTGAAGAGGAGGCGATGACCGAACGAATCTGTCGGGCGTTAAGACATCCGCTGGTCAATATGCTTGGCCATCCGACCGGCCGGCTGCTGCTCGGACGTGAGCCGTATGCCGTCAATATGGATAAGGTGCTGGAGGTGGCGGCCAGGTTTAACAAGGTCATCGAGATAAACGCCAATCCCTACCGCCTGGACCTGGACTGGCGCCAGGGTATCAAAGCGGCAAAGATGGGGATTAAAGTGGCCGTCAATCCGGACGCTCACAGCCTGGACGGTTTGAATGATTTCGAATACGGCCTGGCCATTGCCCGAAAATCGTGGTTTACGGCTTCCGAGGTTTTAAACAGTTATTCGGTAGAAAAGTTAAAATCCTTTTTCAAAGCGCAGCAAAATGCCATGTAG
- the plsX gene encoding phosphate acyltransferase PlsX — MEIKIIVDAMGGDFAPKEIVLGAIKALKKDRNLKIILVGDEKLINPLLEQESSDLNVEVVHTDQFITMEESPKAAIKEKSKASINLAMQLLAENQGDALVSAGSTGATILSAAKFLPVIPGIERSALATVLPTARLHPGNHGISLLIDVGATLHCTAKQLVHFAYMGSYYVSHVLEIPRPRVALLNNGTEETKGGEVLVKTYRYLKEAPNLNFIGNIEGTDILKGTADVIVTEGFVGNIVLKTLEGASEILKHAGRYAYRKRLTWKVGLALLSSGVRQLKKRTDYSEYGGAPILGFKKLVIKAHGRSNAKAIANAIGVARQSVEQNIAEHIGDSIIEFNKQHRLDFIDI, encoded by the coding sequence ATGGAAATAAAGATCATTGTCGATGCCATGGGAGGCGATTTTGCCCCCAAAGAAATTGTTCTGGGCGCTATTAAAGCGCTTAAAAAAGACAGGAATTTAAAAATAATTCTGGTTGGCGATGAAAAGCTGATCAATCCGCTGCTGGAACAGGAATCAAGCGATTTGAATGTTGAGGTGGTGCACACCGATCAGTTTATCACCATGGAAGAGTCTCCCAAAGCAGCCATAAAAGAAAAATCCAAAGCCAGCATAAACCTGGCCATGCAACTTTTGGCGGAAAATCAGGGTGACGCGCTGGTATCGGCCGGATCCACTGGCGCTACCATTTTGTCTGCCGCAAAATTCCTGCCCGTTATTCCAGGGATTGAACGGTCGGCTCTGGCAACTGTTTTGCCCACCGCACGACTCCACCCTGGTAATCATGGTATTTCGTTGTTGATTGATGTGGGCGCCACACTGCACTGCACGGCCAAACAACTGGTGCATTTTGCCTATATGGGCAGTTACTATGTCTCTCATGTGCTTGAAATCCCGCGGCCGCGTGTTGCGCTATTAAACAACGGCACGGAAGAAACCAAAGGCGGCGAGGTGCTGGTTAAAACTTACCGCTATCTGAAGGAAGCTCCCAATTTAAACTTCATCGGCAATATTGAAGGCACCGACATTTTAAAAGGGACGGCCGACGTTATTGTTACAGAAGGATTTGTGGGCAACATTGTGCTTAAAACTCTGGAAGGCGCCAGCGAAATCCTGAAACACGCCGGACGCTATGCCTACCGTAAACGGCTTACCTGGAAGGTGGGATTGGCGCTGCTCAGCTCCGGCGTTCGGCAGTTGAAAAAAAGAACCGATTATTCGGAATACGGCGGCGCGCCGATTCTTGGTTTTAAAAAACTGGTAATTAAAGCGCACGGCCGCTCCAACGCTAAAGCCATCGCCAACGCCATCGGCGTGGCCCGTCAATCGGTGGAACAAAATATAGCCGAACATATTGGCGATTCGATCATTGAGTTTAATAAACAACATCGGCTCGATTTTATTGATATTTAA
- a CDS encoding sigma-54-dependent transcriptional regulator — translation MQIKIAFISDRLVEFQPFLKKTLHGEYRLDLYEHIEAIRKSIQMIYYDLFIIDLKEEWLTVPGWLLEQANHQYFYQVVFITDHPLPATLKKKMGDKIYQVLDFSNARISLSEVFKDALTAMEKRQYRDFKLPSTVRWRPDRLIGNDENIKRVNEFVEIISRTSFTPCLIRGESGTGKDLVSYIIHSENEKQQNPFIVKDCEFATTNELLSDIFGVISDNGRLNPAKKGLIEQAAGGTLVLKNIERLPAEVQNKLLLYLDSHIIKPIGGEKPIRVDTRIIAQTRFDLETFVQNGSFNPELYFHLKSFEIYLPPLRERRRDISLLVRYFLQHFSFLYAKPMPKISPMALNLLKDYYWPGNVQELREVIEFSVLSNPTNEIHLKNLPEYLSNSKNIPDDVDLLGNCSLKEIERVHIERVLARTKGNKSKAADFLQISRTTLREKLKTYGLDK, via the coding sequence ATGCAAATTAAAATAGCCTTTATTTCAGACAGGTTGGTGGAATTCCAGCCTTTTTTAAAAAAGACCTTGCACGGCGAGTACCGGCTGGATTTATACGAACATATCGAAGCCATTCGCAAATCCATACAAATGATCTACTACGATCTGTTTATTATCGATTTAAAAGAAGAATGGCTAACCGTTCCGGGCTGGTTACTGGAGCAGGCCAATCACCAGTACTTTTATCAGGTCGTCTTTATTACGGACCATCCTCTGCCTGCAACGTTAAAGAAAAAAATGGGCGATAAAATCTATCAGGTGCTTGATTTTTCTAACGCCAGAATCTCTCTCTCCGAAGTATTTAAGGACGCCTTAACCGCCATGGAAAAGCGCCAGTATCGGGACTTTAAGCTGCCCTCTACCGTGCGCTGGAGGCCGGATCGCCTAATCGGAAACGACGAAAACATTAAACGTGTTAACGAATTTGTCGAGATAATCAGCAGAACTTCGTTTACGCCCTGCCTGATCCGGGGCGAATCCGGAACGGGTAAAGACCTGGTGTCGTACATTATTCATTCTGAAAACGAAAAACAACAAAATCCTTTTATCGTCAAAGATTGCGAATTTGCCACGACCAATGAACTGCTTTCCGATATTTTTGGCGTGATTTCGGATAACGGTCGTTTGAATCCGGCCAAAAAGGGATTAATAGAGCAGGCAGCAGGAGGAACGCTTGTTCTGAAAAATATCGAACGGCTGCCGGCCGAGGTTCAAAACAAATTACTGCTTTATCTGGACAGCCACATCATTAAACCCATCGGCGGAGAAAAGCCCATTCGTGTGGATACAAGAATTATTGCCCAGACGCGCTTTGATCTGGAAACCTTTGTTCAAAACGGCAGTTTTAATCCGGAGCTCTATTTTCACTTAAAGAGTTTTGAGATCTATCTGCCGCCTTTGCGCGAAAGAAGGCGAGATATTTCTTTGTTGGTGCGCTACTTTTTGCAACACTTCAGCTTTCTTTACGCCAAACCCATGCCCAAAATTTCGCCAATGGCTCTTAATCTTTTAAAAGATTACTACTGGCCGGGCAACGTACAGGAGCTGAGAGAAGTCATTGAATTCAGCGTGCTGAGCAATCCCACCAATGAGATTCATTTAAAAAACCTGCCCGAGTATTTGAGCAATTCAAAAAACATTCCGGATGATGTGGACTTATTGGGGAATTGTTCTTTAAAAGAAATCGAACGTGTTCACATTGAGCGTGTGCTGGCCAGGACCAAAGGCAACAAATCGAAAGCCGCCGATTTTCTGCAGATTTCCAGAACCACTCTCAGAGAAAAATTAAAAACCTACGGGCTGGATAAATAG
- the lysA gene encoding diaminopimelate decarboxylase: MEKNFYFSENILHAENLNLQEFAANHPTPFYLYSQSRIEQNCQAVINAGKGLDFLPCFALKANYNPALLKLIKNMGFGADVVSGGELVFALKAGFAPSKIVFAGVGKTAEEIRLAIESRIHSINIESIEEFKVVQKIAEELEIPTGIAFRINPDIEAPTHDYIATGKHINKFGITFEDALPLYRAAAKHPWLKPVGLHIHIGSQILEAEPFLKAADYLIEKVDFLRDQGLPVTVLDLGGGIGIDYTEDFFETTRWPLPQILSAFVARFKGLEIKLLAELGRAIVGDAGLLITKVLYKKQTPLKKFVIVDAGMNNLLRPSLYRAYHPIVPLQRRNAPAEIVDVVGPVCESGDFFAQDRKLQAVEQGDFLAIGGAGAYGQALASNYNLRPLIPEYLVKDTKVKTIFKGERIEQIAQKFEW, translated from the coding sequence ATGGAAAAGAATTTTTATTTTAGCGAAAACATTCTCCATGCCGAAAACCTGAACTTACAGGAATTTGCCGCGAATCATCCCACGCCCTTTTATCTTTACTCGCAATCCAGAATCGAGCAAAATTGCCAGGCGGTAATCAACGCCGGCAAAGGGTTAGATTTTTTACCCTGCTTTGCTTTAAAGGCCAACTACAATCCGGCCCTTTTAAAGCTGATTAAAAACATGGGTTTTGGCGCCGATGTGGTTTCCGGAGGAGAACTGGTATTTGCCTTAAAGGCCGGTTTTGCGCCTTCCAAAATTGTTTTTGCCGGAGTGGGAAAAACGGCAGAAGAGATTCGCCTGGCCATTGAATCCCGCATTCATTCCATCAATATCGAATCCATCGAAGAATTCAAGGTCGTGCAAAAAATCGCCGAAGAGCTGGAAATTCCCACCGGCATCGCCTTTCGCATTAATCCGGATATCGAAGCGCCCACGCACGATTACATTGCAACTGGCAAACATATTAACAAATTCGGGATTACTTTCGAAGACGCGCTGCCCCTGTACCGGGCCGCCGCTAAACATCCCTGGTTAAAGCCGGTCGGCTTACATATTCACATCGGTTCCCAGATTCTGGAAGCAGAACCGTTTTTAAAAGCGGCCGATTATCTGATTGAAAAAGTCGATTTTCTGCGAGATCAGGGTCTGCCGGTTACGGTTTTAGATCTGGGGGGCGGCATAGGAATCGACTATACGGAAGATTTTTTTGAAACAACGCGCTGGCCTTTGCCGCAAATTTTGTCTGCTTTTGTGGCCAGGTTTAAAGGGCTGGAGATTAAACTACTGGCCGAACTGGGACGGGCCATTGTGGGCGACGCCGGCCTTTTGATTACTAAAGTGCTGTACAAAAAACAAACGCCCCTGAAAAAGTTTGTTATTGTTGATGCCGGCATGAACAACCTGCTGCGCCCCAGTTTGTACCGAGCGTACCACCCGATCGTTCCCCTGCAAAGGCGTAATGCGCCCGCTGAAATAGTGGATGTTGTCGGTCCGGTGTGTGAAAGCGGGGATTTTTTTGCTCAGGACAGAAAGTTGCAGGCCGTAGAGCAGGGCGATTTCCTGGCCATTGGCGGGGCTGGCGCTTACGGCCAGGCTCTGGCTTCCAACTATAATTTGCGTCCGCTCATTCCGGAATATCTGGTTAAAGACACCAAAGTAAAAACCATTTTTAAAGGTGAACGTATTGAGCAAATAGCACAAAAATTCGAGTGGTAA
- the alr gene encoding alanine racemase: MGPTRAYIDHRNLIHNLTLIQKAVAPATVMGVVKAEAYGHGSIEAARTLLANGVNYLGVAFPEEGIKLRKAGIDVPILVFGAHLPHFFPQFLDYKLDITLTDVEQLEPLRALCRKYGLRPRVQIKIDTGMGRVGFLFDRQQDLIFKIIEEPAWQVVGVYSHLSSADEEDTTFTLQQIKEFSRIKSVIQQKYPELNALFHLANSAAIMRFKESYFDMVRPGVMLYGNPPSPAFNLQWPLKEVMAFKSKLTLIKKLDAHQPVSYNRRYYTPRPTYIGLVPAGYADGYNRKFTNRGQVLIRGKRYPVVGTVCMDQFLVDLGPRLNGVKVGDEVVLFGKQENAHIKIIEISEKLETIPYEVTCWVSGRVPRIHLK; encoded by the coding sequence ATGGGACCAACCAGAGCTTATATCGATCATCGTAACTTGATTCACAATTTAACTTTGATTCAAAAGGCGGTGGCTCCGGCGACTGTGATGGGCGTGGTTAAAGCCGAGGCTTACGGCCATGGCAGCATTGAAGCGGCCAGAACCCTGCTGGCTAACGGCGTTAACTATTTAGGCGTTGCCTTTCCGGAAGAAGGCATCAAATTGCGCAAAGCCGGCATTGACGTGCCCATTCTTGTTTTTGGCGCTCATCTGCCTCATTTCTTTCCGCAGTTTCTGGATTACAAGCTGGACATTACGTTAACAGACGTGGAACAACTGGAACCCTTACGCGCCCTGTGTCGCAAATACGGCCTGCGGCCGCGCGTGCAAATTAAAATAGATACCGGCATGGGCCGCGTGGGATTTCTTTTTGACCGGCAACAGGATTTGATTTTTAAAATTATTGAAGAGCCCGCCTGGCAAGTGGTGGGCGTTTATTCTCATCTTTCCAGCGCCGACGAAGAAGATACAACGTTTACGCTCCAGCAGATCAAAGAATTCAGCAGGATTAAAAGCGTCATTCAACAAAAATACCCCGAATTGAATGCGCTGTTTCATCTGGCCAATTCGGCGGCCATCATGCGCTTTAAAGAAAGTTATTTTGACATGGTTCGTCCGGGCGTGATGCTTTACGGCAATCCGCCTTCTCCTGCTTTTAACCTGCAGTGGCCCTTAAAAGAGGTGATGGCTTTTAAGTCTAAACTAACGCTGATAAAAAAATTGGACGCCCATCAACCGGTGAGTTACAATCGGCGCTACTACACGCCGCGGCCGACCTATATTGGCCTGGTGCCGGCTGGTTATGCCGACGGCTACAACCGAAAATTCACCAATCGAGGACAGGTATTGATTCGCGGAAAGCGTTACCCGGTGGTGGGCACCGTTTGCATGGATCAGTTTTTAGTTGATCTGGGGCCGCGTTTAAATGGCGTTAAGGTGGGCGACGAGGTGGTGCTTTTTGGAAAACAGGAAAACGCGCACATTAAAATCATCGAAATTTCTGAAAAACTTGAGACCATCCCTTACGAGGTGACCTGTTGGGTTTCGGGACGCGTGCCGCGCATCCATCTGAAATAG
- a CDS encoding DUF4835 family protein produces the protein MKRLTYALSIILALALTVHSQVLKVNVTLDPTNLPTDEVNKLADFPDKVEQYINSYEWVEDVYEYDVNCNVRIIIQSVQQKSHEKLYLAQFVITSESGEYFYDKTWEFPYDQGTPFSHFKGQFDPLTHFLDFYAYMILAGELDTNDYLKGNPLYEKARDIANRGQLSRYPRGWTYRMNLVFAITDARTRPLREIKPDFFEALYLLDEGKRGEAYAYAKKVLEGLKKVYKVQPNNLYLQYFFNSHYQELADLFRGHNADLNQLIEMDSRHRQAYRDVME, from the coding sequence ATGAAACGGTTAACGTACGCCCTGAGTATAATCCTGGCTTTGGCATTGACGGTTCACAGTCAGGTGTTAAAAGTCAATGTCACGCTCGATCCCACCAATCTGCCCACCGACGAGGTGAACAAACTGGCGGATTTCCCCGATAAGGTTGAACAATATATTAACTCCTACGAATGGGTGGAAGACGTTTATGAATACGATGTGAATTGCAACGTTCGCATCATCATTCAATCCGTTCAACAAAAATCGCACGAAAAATTGTACCTGGCGCAGTTTGTCATTACCAGTGAATCCGGAGAATATTTTTACGACAAAACATGGGAGTTCCCTTACGACCAGGGGACGCCTTTTAGTCATTTTAAGGGGCAATTCGATCCCTTAACCCATTTCCTCGATTTTTACGCTTACATGATATTAGCCGGCGAGCTGGATACCAACGATTATTTAAAGGGAAATCCTCTTTATGAAAAAGCGCGGGATATCGCCAATCGCGGGCAACTTTCGCGCTACCCGCGCGGCTGGACATATAGGATGAATCTGGTATTTGCCATAACCGATGCCCGTACCCGTCCTCTGCGCGAAATAAAACCCGATTTCTTTGAAGCGCTTTATTTGTTAGATGAAGGAAAACGGGGCGAGGCCTACGCTTACGCTAAAAAGGTATTAGAGGGCCTTAAAAAGGTTTATAAAGTTCAACCCAACAATCTCTATTTACAATACTTTTTCAATTCGCATTATCAGGAACTGGCGGATCTGTTCAGAGGCCATAATGCGGATTTGAATCAGTTAATAGAAATGGATAGCCGGCATCGGCAGGCCTATCGCGATGTAATGGAGTAA
- the smpB gene encoding SsrA-binding protein SmpB, which produces MANGQIRVVTTNRKARHDYHIIDTLEAGIALKGSEVKSIREGRVNLQDAYARFKKGELWLVGMHISPYKQAAFEQPDPVRDRKLLLHKRELKRLFRQTEEKGVTIVPLKIYFKKHLVKIELGIAKGKRQYDKRAAIAERDQKREMDRLKKLKY; this is translated from the coding sequence ATGGCAAATGGTCAAATACGCGTTGTTACAACCAATCGCAAGGCGCGGCACGATTATCATATTATTGATACCCTGGAAGCGGGTATCGCTTTAAAAGGAAGCGAAGTTAAGTCCATTCGCGAAGGACGCGTCAACCTGCAGGATGCTTACGCCCGTTTTAAAAAAGGTGAATTATGGCTGGTGGGCATGCATATCTCTCCCTACAAACAGGCGGCCTTTGAACAGCCCGATCCGGTGAGAGACCGGAAATTACTGCTGCACAAACGCGAGTTGAAGCGTCTTTTCCGCCAGACGGAGGAAAAGGGCGTCACCATCGTTCCGCTCAAGATCTATTTTAAAAAGCACCTGGTAAAAATTGAACTGGGCATTGCCAAAGGAAAAAGACAATATGATAAACGGGCGGCCATTGCCGAAAGAGATCAAAAAAGAGAGATGGATCGCCTCAAGAAACTTAAATACTGA
- a CDS encoding DJ-1/PfpI family protein produces the protein MSKKKILMLVGDFAEDYETMVPFQILTMVGHEVHAVCPGKKKGQTVKTAIHDFEGDQTYTEKPGHNFMLNADFDSVNEADYDALVIPGGRAPEYLRLTDRVLEIVKHFAQNNKPIAAICHGPQILAAAGVLKGKQCSSYPAVKTEVELAGGTWIANNETFSNAHTDGNLVSAPAWPAHPEWMKQFLQVLGSKIEA, from the coding sequence ATGTCTAAAAAGAAAATTTTAATGTTAGTGGGCGATTTTGCGGAAGATTACGAAACCATGGTTCCTTTTCAAATACTGACCATGGTGGGCCATGAAGTGCACGCCGTGTGCCCTGGTAAAAAGAAGGGACAAACCGTTAAAACAGCCATTCACGATTTTGAAGGCGACCAGACCTATACCGAAAAACCGGGGCACAATTTTATGCTCAATGCGGATTTTGATTCTGTCAATGAAGCGGATTATGACGCTCTGGTCATTCCGGGCGGAAGGGCTCCGGAATATTTACGCCTGACCGACCGCGTACTGGAGATCGTAAAGCACTTTGCGCAAAACAACAAGCCCATTGCCGCCATTTGTCATGGACCGCAAATTTTAGCGGCCGCGGGCGTGTTAAAAGGAAAACAGTGCTCGTCGTATCCGGCGGTTAAAACAGAGGTGGAATTGGCCGGCGGAACCTGGATCGCTAACAATGAAACTTTTTCTAACGCGCACACCGACGGCAATCTGGTTTCGGCGCCCGCCTGGCCAGCCCATCCGGAGTGGATGAAACAGTTTTTGCAGGTACTGGGCTCAAAAATCGAGGCCTGA
- a CDS encoding MBL fold metallo-hydrolase, with amino-acid sequence MTIYHWLLGQPYQDNALFVKIDEGQSIYRLLFDCGENTISNLPQTEIMRIDHLFFSHFHLDHVADLDRFIRLNYNRPEKPVHIWGPPGTLEKIFNRLNSFTWNLLSDAGARWFIHEAGEGSLKHFLLLARDQFKKAYLQKKEPVADAILSLPAFKVFAATLDHKIPVLGFKVTETPRKKINVAQLEQLRLPPGPWIKTLKDDAVADEKELKINGRRYNVGFLRKELLTILRGNSLCYLTDFIFPQNDGGRLIQWIKNCDVLYCESQYLAEDLPLAEKNFHLTVQQAARLANQANVGKLFIFHFSQRYKDLPPLTFLKQAQMTFRRSFLPGPWEKI; translated from the coding sequence ATGACGATTTATCACTGGCTTTTAGGCCAACCTTACCAGGACAATGCGCTTTTTGTCAAAATTGACGAAGGCCAGAGCATCTATCGTTTACTTTTCGATTGCGGAGAGAACACGATCTCTAATCTGCCGCAAACGGAGATAATGCGCATTGATCATTTGTTTTTTTCGCATTTTCATCTGGATCACGTGGCCGATTTAGACCGCTTCATCCGTCTGAATTACAATCGTCCGGAAAAGCCGGTTCACATCTGGGGACCGCCGGGAACGCTGGAAAAAATCTTTAACCGCTTAAATAGTTTTACGTGGAATTTACTTTCCGATGCCGGAGCCCGCTGGTTTATCCACGAAGCAGGGGAAGGTTCGCTGAAACATTTTTTACTGTTGGCGAGAGATCAATTCAAGAAAGCGTACTTACAAAAGAAAGAACCAGTTGCCGACGCCATTTTGAGCCTGCCGGCGTTTAAGGTATTTGCCGCCACGCTCGACCACAAAATACCTGTACTCGGCTTTAAAGTGACAGAAACGCCAAGAAAAAAAATCAATGTGGCCCAACTGGAACAACTACGTTTGCCTCCCGGCCCCTGGATTAAAACCTTAAAAGATGATGCGGTTGCCGATGAAAAAGAGCTAAAAATCAACGGTAGGCGCTATAATGTCGGTTTTTTAAGAAAGGAATTGCTGACCATTTTACGCGGCAATTCCTTGTGCTATTTAACCGATTTCATCTTTCCGCAAAATGACGGTGGACGTTTGATTCAGTGGATAAAAAATTGCGATGTATTGTATTGCGAGTCGCAGTATCTGGCGGAAGATTTGCCTCTTGCCGAAAAAAATTTTCATTTAACGGTACAGCAGGCGGCCCGGTTGGCTAACCAGGCAAACGTCGGCAAACTTTTTATCTTTCATTTTTCTCAACGCTACAAAGATTTACCTCCTCTTACATTTTTAAAGCAGGCGCAAATGACGTTTCGCCGCAGCTTTCTGCCCGGCCCCTGGGAAAAGATTTAA